Within the Dialister hominis genome, the region AGCCGCTTACAGAAAAGCCATCGACGCATACTACGAAGAACGCGAAAACTACAAAGTACGCCCCGAATGGAGAGAAGAACTCGAAAAAGTCTCCCACCGCCCGTACACCACAGCCTTCGCATTCCAGAACCCGGACAAGACCGCCCAGGAATACGACCACTCCCAGCCCGAACAGCCCTATGACTTCGTAGGACTCATCCTCGAAACAAAAGAAGAAGGAAAAACCTTCAAAGTACAGCAGAGAAACCACTTCAAAGTCGGCGAAGTCCTCGAATACCTCACACCGAAAGGCGACGTAGGCCAGATGACCGTAGGATCCCTCGTCAATAGCGAAGGCGAAACCGTAGACAAAGCCCCGCATCCGCTCGAAGAACTCACCCTGACGACAGATGCCCCGCTCCTGCCATACACCATCCTCAGGAGGCGCGCAAAATGAAAGACCTTGAAGACACAGCCGTCTACATAGAAATAGACCCAAGCGACGTCAACTACATCAACCGCATCATAGAAGGCTACGAGTACCTCGGCATCCTCACCACATTGGATCCAAAAAGAGCCACCTGCCGCATCAACTCCACAGCCGACACCAGAGACATGGTCATAGACATCCTGACCCACCTAGATGCCAAAGTCACCATCCTCCCAGACAGACAAAGCGCACTGCCAAAAGAATAAAAAAGATAGCAAAAAAGCCAGATTCCCTAAACGGAACCTGGCTTTTCGAATGGAGAGGGGGGAGAAGCGTCAAAGTGCCAAGGTGCGCCTTAAAATCTAAAGGCTCTTATATAGAAACCGTACAACCGCGACGGAGCGCGAACTAAAACACCACACAACCAGACTAACGTCTGTACGAAATGCAACTCATCCGCCCGACATAAGAGTTTAAGGTCGGGCACCTTCTCTTCCAGAGCAAGGTCAAGTGCGAAACCACACAACCTCGCTTTGCTCGTGAAACCTTTTTATAAAAACCAATGAATACTGCACCCCTTTCCCGGCAACAGCTGAAAGCCGGTACTCCTTCCCCGCTGGGGCAGGTCAAAACCTTCCGAATCGACGTGAACGGATATTATTAACTGCGATGTACTGAGTCCTGATTTTCAGGGCCGTAGGCCGGTCTTAACCTTGCTCCGGGAGGAGAAGGTGGCGGCGAAGCCGACGGATGAGTTGAATTTCATCGAGCGCAGCCAGGTTTTGAGGTCTTCCTCAAGGCGTTAGCCTTGGTTTAAGGGTGTTTGAGCTCGCCCCGTAGGGGGAGCTGGCGCGCATGCGCCTGAGGAGGTTCATTTCCCAGCCTGTAAGGCGGCAGTATGGTTTTATCAAGCATTTCTGTTTTTCCCTTGTTGTATGTTTTTCCCCCATCTTTACAGTTTTCCCATCCCCCTCCCCACATCCTCTTACCATTCCTCAAAATGTTTTCAATAACCCCAATCTGCTCCGCCATACAGACAATTTCCATGAAAGGGAGTACAATATAACCAGAACAAATCGAAATAAGGTCCGCGGATAGAGGCTGCGGACAGAAAAGCGGATGCTTATCCGCGAAATGGGGGAATGAAATATGGAAAACAGCGCAAAAGTACGCGAATACCTGCGTGAATGCGGCGTTTTTTACATCGCCACGGAAGACGCACGGCAGCCGCGCGTGCGCCCCTTGAATGGCATTTACCTTTACGAAGGAAAACTCTGCATCTTCACACCGAAGGATTCACCATTGTACAAACGGCTGAAAGCCGATCCGCAGATGGAAATCTGTGCGACGCATCCGGACAAATCCTGGATTTCCGTCATCGGAAGGCTCAATGAAGACCAGCGCGAGTGCGTGCATGAAGCCGTCGTGAAATCGTATCGTGACAGTATACAGGACCCCGAAGCGCTCCTGCAGTGCCAGATGACCGTGTTCCGCCTCGACAGCGCCCGCGTGAAAGTGACATCCGTCGACGGGAACGTCAAAGAATGCGTATTATAAGTAAACAATAAAAGTATTGCCTAAATGAAAAGAAGAAGGAGAAAAGTTTGCAATTTATGCACTTTCTCCTTTTTTGTATACGATTCATGATGAAAGTGGTATAATCTTCAACTAAAGATACAATCATTATTTACCTGTAATTAATTTCGGAGGAGGATAAAATGGCTTCAAACGGGCTTATTACGGACCTTTATCAGTTGACAATGGCAAATGCGCTTTTCAAGAAAGGCATGCACGAAAGAAAAGTCGTCTTTGACCGCTTTTACAGAAAGAACCCATTCGACGGCGGATACACCGTCGTGGCCGGCATTCAGCACCTTGTCGACTTCGTGAAGAACTTCCGTTACGATGCAGAAGACATCGAGTACTTGAGAAGCCTTGGCATCTTCTATCCGGAATTCCTCGACTACCTGAAAGACTTCCGCTTCCATGGCGACATCTATGCCATGCCGGAAGGCACCGTCGCATTTCCGGGAGAAATCCTTCTCCGCTTCCACGGCACGACCACCGAAGCCATGCTGATCGAAACAGGACTTTCCATGATCATGAACCATGAAAGCCTCATTGCTACCAAAGCACGCCGCGTCCGCACCGTCGCACCGAAAGACGCACTCATGGAATTCGGCCTTCGCCGTGCGCAGGGCCACTCCGCAGGACTCTGGGGCGCACGCGCTGCCATGATCGGCGGCTTCAACGGCACATCCAACGTAGAAGCCGGCTGCCTCTTTGGTATCCCCGTCCTCGGCACTATGGCACACAGCTGGATCATGAGCTTCGACACCGAACTCGAAGCCTTCGAAGAATACGTCCGTCAGTACCATGACAACCTCATTCTTCTCGCCGACACCTACAACGTTCTTGAAATGGGCGTACCGCATGCCATCCAAGTCTTCAAAGAACTCAAAGCCAAAGGCCAGCTCCCGAAGAAATACGGCATCCGCATCGACAGCGGTGACCTTGGCTATCTATCCCGCGAAGCTACCCGCATGTTCACAGAAGCAGGCTTCCCCGACGCCATCATCTCCGGCTCCAACGACCTTGACGAATACCTCATCCAGTCCCTCAAAGAACAGGGCTGCACCGTCACCAGCTGGGGCGTAGGCACCAAGATCATCACAGCCGACGGCACATCCGCCCTAGGCGGCGTCTTCAAAATGAGCGCCAGAGAACAGGGTGACGGCTTCGAACCCGTCATGAAAATCTCCAACGACGTATCCAAGATGACCAACCCGGGCATCAAGACCGTCCGCCGCTTCTACAGAAAAGACAACGGCAAAATGATCACCGACCTCATCTGCCTCGAAAACGAAGCAAAACCGGACGGCGGAGACTTCACCCTCGTCACCGAATCCGCTAAATGGAGAAAGAAATACCTCAAAGCAGGCAAGTACACCTGCGAAGAAATGCTCAAGCCTGTCATGAGAAACGGAGAAGCAGAACCACTCCCGACCCTCAAAGAAACCATCGCCTATGCCAACGAACAGATGGAAACCCTCTGGCCGGAATACAAACGCCTCATGAACCCGAACATCATGGAAGTCAACCTCTCCGACAAACTCCAGGCCCTAAAGACCCAGATCATCGAAGACGACCTCAAGAACAGATAAAAAAGGGCAGAGGAAATGACAAAACCCGCAGCGCCGCTAATACTTGCCTTCCCAGACGGGGAAGGGGGACCGCTTTGCGGTGGATAGGGTTGATTACCACGAGCGCAGCTCGGTTGTATGGTTTTCATCTTCACTACAATTGCTCATAAGATTTTCATCGCTAATACTCCCACCTCCAAAGAGGCATCAGCAAAATGATCACACATTTTGCTGATGCCGCTCTTTTTTTGCACCTGCTTTAGAAAATGATATAATAAACTATATACCTCGAAATTCGAAGAAACTCATTTATCTATAAAAAGGTGATCACATGAAATTGAAAAAATGGCTCGCCGCTTCCGCTGCGGCAATGATTCTCGTATCCGGCGCATCCGCAGTTTCTGCTGCTTCCATCACAACAGCAGGAGACCAGAAACTCGACCTTGGAAGCTCCATTAGCGTCCTTCCCGGAGAAAGAACCTTCTTCGGCGGACAGTTCCATGACTGGCTTCTGACCGGCAACGTCGAAGGCACCATCCAGGAAATCCTCGCTCAGGGCAATGTATTTCCTGAAAACTCCGTCAACAATAAACAATTTGCCTCCGTTGCGGCCAGCATCCTGAAATCTGCCAAAGTCTACCAGGTCTGCGCCTCTGCCAATGACACTTACTACCAGGGAATGGTCCTTTCCATCGCCGTTTCCGATAACGACATGACCAAACTTCTCCTCGCACTGAACGCTGCCCAGGCAGAAGCATCCCCGGTCATTGAACCGGAAACCGCAGCAGCCGCTTCCGCTGACAATAAAGTCACCGAGGGCAAAGCCGCTCCTGCTGCCGAAGAAACAGCTGCTGAAGGCGAAACCGTCAAGGCAGCAGCCACCAAAGCAGCAACAGAAAAAACTGTAAAGGCAGAAGCAAAGAAAGAAACGAAGAAAGAAGCCAAAGAAGAAAAGAGCGAAATCAAAAACAGCGAAATCAAAAACAGCGGCGATGTCCTGGATGGCATGCAGACCGCATGGGGCAAGAAAGTAGAAATTACTGAAAACTCCCACTGGGAAGACAAAGTTTCCAAGAACGGGCTTTCCTACCGCACCGGCTCCGTCAAAGCCCTTGTCCATAAAGATGGATTCGTCATCCCCGTATTCGCAAAGGGCATCATCACAAGAAGCGGCACAAGCACCATTTACACAGTCTTCGTAGCCGACCAGGCATCCGGAAAATACCTCGACACCTTCTTCGACAAAGCCCTTGAGGAAGCAGGCAAATGAAAAAGCTTTTAACAGCCATCGTCTTTAGCGCCATGACACTGACCGGCATGGGAGGAGGCGCCGCAGAAGCAGCACCAGCCCCGGCTGCGAAACCTGTCGTTACTATCAAAGCAAAGACAGATACCAGCGCCGTCAAACCCAAGGACGATAACACAGTCATCGAAGCCAAGAAAGCCGCCGAAGCCAGCCTTGCCGCAAAACAGGTACAGCCGCAGGTTGCCCTTCCCGACACACTCTACCCGAGAACCAAAGGCGACGATTACTTCAAAGACGCAAAACTCAAAAACAACATCACCTACGCGCCGCTCCCGAACCTTACCAAAGAAGACATCATCTACAGCGGCGTCGTCAACGTCAAAAAGAAAGACATCACAGCAGCCGCATTCGTCACCGGCGCCCAGTACGAAGGAGACCTTGCCGACGAACAATACAGCAAATTCTTCGTCAAAGGAAACCTCTCCCAGGACGCCATCCGCCAGCTCTACACCTACAACGTAGCCCTCCTGCGCCTCGAATACGGCTTGAACGACGTCTTCCTCAAGACAGCATCTGCTGTCAAACTGGAAGGAGAAGAAATCCCCTACGGCATCCTCTCCGTCCGCATCCCGAAAGTAGAACAGATCCACAAACTCAAGGGATACGAAAACATCTACACCGCATCCATCA harbors:
- a CDS encoding DUF4911 domain-containing protein, which translates into the protein MKDLEDTAVYIEIDPSDVNYINRIIEGYEYLGILTTLDPKRATCRINSTADTRDMVIDILTHLDAKVTILPDRQSALPKE
- a CDS encoding pyridoxamine 5'-phosphate oxidase family protein, which gives rise to MENSAKVREYLRECGVFYIATEDARQPRVRPLNGIYLYEGKLCIFTPKDSPLYKRLKADPQMEICATHPDKSWISVIGRLNEDQRECVHEAVVKSYRDSIQDPEALLQCQMTVFRLDSARVKVTSVDGNVKECVL
- a CDS encoding nicotinate phosphoribosyltransferase; amino-acid sequence: MASNGLITDLYQLTMANALFKKGMHERKVVFDRFYRKNPFDGGYTVVAGIQHLVDFVKNFRYDAEDIEYLRSLGIFYPEFLDYLKDFRFHGDIYAMPEGTVAFPGEILLRFHGTTTEAMLIETGLSMIMNHESLIATKARRVRTVAPKDALMEFGLRRAQGHSAGLWGARAAMIGGFNGTSNVEAGCLFGIPVLGTMAHSWIMSFDTELEAFEEYVRQYHDNLILLADTYNVLEMGVPHAIQVFKELKAKGQLPKKYGIRIDSGDLGYLSREATRMFTEAGFPDAIISGSNDLDEYLIQSLKEQGCTVTSWGVGTKIITADGTSALGGVFKMSAREQGDGFEPVMKISNDVSKMTNPGIKTVRRFYRKDNGKMITDLICLENEAKPDGGDFTLVTESAKWRKKYLKAGKYTCEEMLKPVMRNGEAEPLPTLKETIAYANEQMETLWPEYKRLMNPNIMEVNLSDKLQALKTQIIEDDLKNR